Proteins found in one Pocillopora verrucosa isolate sample1 chromosome 12, ASM3666991v2, whole genome shotgun sequence genomic segment:
- the LOC131778761 gene encoding uncharacterized protein isoform X1, translated as MSRLQKDSTIPSVASTSQEDQESRTLKVTLLSSEWRSSTDGDLSTINRELAIQLAKHPNVDVSILLPNCSGEDRSSAESHNVKLIEADKVPGVEPVLWLSSPPRNHTMDCVIGHGVHLGRLIPFIKKNPNYSCCKWIQVVHSAPEEDGMYKNISEGEKMQKTEIQLCKMADQVITIGPKLAEVYKRYLCPVKQEENVFDLTPSIFSEFLEVKQAIKERRTFFILVIGSGDSCADFNVKGYDIAAKAIAELKDESYKLKFVCAAGVKGDIVADKLLHHGISCNQLIIRSFDDSREVLADLFCEVDLAIMPSRTEGFGIKALEALSAGLPVLVSGNSGLGEALKQVLLGSQSVVDSEYPKDWAREIKRVRQKKREVRLSESSLLREKYLEKYSWEVPCKSLVIKMKKLIFGGNEQVIRNLQQWQQNASRYKNSSNTDPLSDLEKIASEKGYKISDNQGLGNCMFYALSEQLETVKGVKIHHFELRRSLVQYLREHPKQVDGTDLFHFVDRHTTWGDYLTDMEQDGTWGDHVILWAAANCYQIAIHVISSLPGHSEVIIKPDCPFDQSKHLVLGHVHEVHYVSLQPLQEIRVTIPGRDKRPAPVSTDQPHKQLRKELTNHDYCEGQNRHLSTEHDQYKVSGGSSTCYTGLVQQRSHPQGSSSYGLPAPVAVDYSQGNLHAPLVNLNFEGQKRHPSTEHDQNSFAGASSTYYRGLVHQRGHPHGQNRHVSTEHDQYKVVGSSSTCYRGLVQQRSHPQGSSSYGLPAPVAVDYSQGNLCAPLVNLNFKGQNRHPSTEHDQNSFAGASSTYYRGLVHQRGHPHDQNRHPSTEHDQNQFARGSSTCYRGLVQQRSHPQSSSSYGLPAPAVAVDYSQGNLRAPLVNLNFRGQNRHPSTEHDQNSFAGASSTYCRGLVHQRCHPHGSLSFDSPAPVAVDYSQGNLPAAFVNPNCQGSQTFPQSSFGYGLPHLSWGHSQSLSFSDIARNEDSIHQGSHTQSSFSHGLSPQFVQQNQCLTPATTSTQLELTYQRGNHLAVVCQLLKNEYNRRSQLKPLFWNNTIQLPLEDVYTRLKILHRRKRDFQLGNTEVNTSEIFKNGDDVIVLVEGSPGMGKTTFCLKIAHDWANKATLQVDSFPQFEVVLLLKCRDIHGDIIEAIDTQLLPEIKNAEAIKTELIDYIEDFHYDKKALIILDGLDELPEKSESCVDRLLHKKIFPFCHILATSRQERGIVVRKTVNFDMLLQIEGFTREDAFNYIRKHFKNAGLENVSNGERLIKEIQTNSFLDALWNNPLNLLLLCIVFEDHEGELPSHRTELYQIIVCCLLRRYCAKHNLEAPAGDEALMRHFEDSFLVLGELAWRCLKEDRFSFREEELGEFESRHESLAARTLGLVFKEASLRKINPQHEYFFFHKTFQEYLAAFYLAQMLLKQMVDFSELNFYRDLVESYRQVFVFMSGILGEEAGLLFKQIGKKLKDQNWDWCKYYGEEATFFHECFSESRNYEEVAKALFSFIPFPQTITIDLANEETIIDYFIILNACKDFLELFLPVHLEIVNTMVSYMIIPEDGQLLDDFLSYCTRLQTLSFSIWDMKDEIIITLLCKVLRVVSTAYSFTLESNCSFSSDEVVAISDSLAANKSLTSVTFKVPCGMLKDYVTILDKGLSADTPLTSVVFKIFGSWTETEAELLRKILLNRSLTSLSLTVVEDMCDSLATSVSKGLVANPSLKSLALIVWGKLSYTDLSLLKEGFLGNNSLECLQLKVFGELPTNWVNICGTLQSTMKSTTSFTVYPNVTGMVGNSQVAFLCPFLKENLLALKLNSLTVNIWGELDCSGATDLCKLVRASSVSCVNLNLNGIITDSIADCLFKHFDKLNTLSNLSIHIRGEVMGDGKNSLQRLSCNQVYLFALNVHSSNSSNKICRDVYLTADDSSSLIPVFTKVKDSCVTKLSVNINNPGSIREDWKCNLFEGVAKNECLTTLNLEFNNIYSFTIENMDALWDAVEENATLTTVNLTVNNCCDTGGDQICILGNGLLRNTSLTTLSLTVNNYSHMEGYLTDILGDGLGENTSLTMLSLTVNNYSHMEGYLIGHLGDGLGKNTSLTTLSLTVNNDSHMEVDLTDILGDGLGKNTSLTTLSLTVNNYSYVEGDFMGHLGDGSWKNTSLTTLSFTVNNYSHMEGDLTLGLGDVLGKNTSLTTLSLTVNNYSHMEGDLTLGLGDGLGKNTSLTTLSLTVNNYSHMEGDFIGHLGDGLGKNTSLTTLSLTVNNYSHMEGDLTDILGDGLGENTSLTTLSLTVNNYSYMEGYFIGHLGDGLGKNTSLTTLSLTVNNYSEIRGEWRHILADGLTKNTSVVTLNLTLSNLNNLYEDWIHGLVDALVTNMSSTAISLEVNIFGEGNKNCESILA; from the exons ATGTCAAGGCTACAAAAG gATTCCACCATTCCTAGTGTAGCCTCTACATCACAGGAAGACCAGGAAAGTAGGACACTGAAGGTCACTTTGCTAAGTAGTGAGTGGAGATCATCAACTGATGGGGACTTGTCAACTATCAACCGAGAGCTGGCCATCCAGTTAGCCAAACACCCCAATGTGGATGTTAGTATCTTGCTTCCAAATTGCAGTGGAGAGGACAGGAGCAGTGCTGAAAGTCACAATGTGAAGCTCATTGAAGCAGATAAAGTTCCTGGTGTAGAGCCAGTTCTTTGGCTGTCATCTCCGCCAAGAAACCATACAATGGACTGTGTCATTGGTCATGGAGTACACCTTGGCCGACTAATTCCATTCATCAAGAAAAATCCAAATTACAGTTGTTGCAAATGGATTCAAGTTGTTCACTCTGCTCCTGAAGAAGATGGaatgtacaaaaacatttcagaaggtgaaaaaatgcaaaaaacagaAATCCAACTCTGTAAAATGGCTGATCAAGTTATCACAATTGGACCCAAGCTGGCAGAAGTTTACAAGCGTTACCTTTGTCCAGTTAAAcaagaggaaaatgtttttgaccTTACTCCaagcattttctctgaatttttggaAGTAAAGCAAGcaattaaagaaagaagaacatTCTTTATTCTTGTAATTGGAAGTGGTGACAGCTGTGCAGATTTCAATGTCAAAGGGTACGATATAGCTGCCAAAGCAATTGCTGAGTTGAAAGATGAATCTTACAAACTCAAGTTTGTCTGTGCAGCTGGAGTTAAAGGAGATATTGTAGCAGATAAGTTGCTCCACCATGGTATTAGTTGTAATCAGCTTATCATTCGTAGCTTTGATGATAGCAGAGAAGTGCTGGCTGACTTATTCTGTGAAGTGGATCTTGCAATAATGCCATCAAGGACGGAAGGTTTTGGAATAAAAGCTCTGGAAGCGTTATCTGCTGGTCTGCctgtacttgtcagtggtaatTCAGGACTTGGAGAAGCTCTGAAGCAAGTGCTTTTAGGCTCACAGAGTGTGGTAGACTCTGAATATCCTAAAGACTGGGCCAGAGAAATCAAGCGTGTCCGtcagaaaaagagagaagtgCGACTTTCAGAGTCAAGTCTTCTGCGTGAAAAGTACTTGGAGAAGTATAGCTGGGAGGTGCCTTGTAAGAGTCTTGTGATAAAGATGAAGAAGCTTAtctttg gtgGGAATGAACAAGTCATCCGTAACCTTCAACAGTGGCAACAGAATGCCAGTAGATATAAGAACAGCAGCAACACAGACCCACTCTCAGACTTAGAGAAGATTGCATCAGAAAAGGGCTATAAGATTTCTGACAATCAAGGGTTAGGGAATTGTATGTTCTATGCCTTGTCAGAGCAACTGGAGACTGTCAAAGGAGTAAAGATCCATCATTTTGAATTGAGGCGGTCCTTAGTTCAGTATCTAAGAGAGCACCCAAAACAG GTGGATGGAACAGATCTGTTTCACTTTGTTGATAGACACACAACGTGGGGTGATTACTTAACAGACATGGAACAAGATGGCACTTGGGGTGATCATGTGATTCTCTGGGCTGCAGCAAACTGTTATCAAATAGCCATTCATGTGATTAGTAGTCTTCCAGGCCATAGTGAGGTAATTATCAAGCCAGATTGTCCATTTGACCAAAGCAAGCATCTTGTGCTGGGACATGTCCATGAAGTACACTACGTCAGCCTTCAGCCCTTGCAAG AAATTAGGGTAACTATACCAGGGAGGGATAAGAGACCAGCACCTGTCAGTACAGATCAACCTCACAAGCAACTCAGGAAAGAGTTGACTAATCATGACTACTGTGAAG GCCAGAACAGACACCTGTCTACTGAACATGATCAGTATAAAGTTTCTGGGGGAAGTTCAACATGTTATACAGGACTTGTTCAGCAGAGAAGTCATCCTCAGG GTTCCTCAAGCTATGGCTTGCCTGCTCCTGTAGCTGTGGATTATAGTCAGGGGAATCTTCATGCACCCTTAGTAAATCTCAATTTTGAAG GACAGAAGAGACATCCATCTACTGAGCATGATCAAAACTCATTTGCTGGGGCCAGTTCAACATATTACAGAGGACTTGTTCATCAGAGAGGTCATCCTCATG GCCAGAATAGACACGTTTCTACTGAACATGATCAGTATAAAGTTGTTGGGAGCAGTTCAACATGTTATAGAGGACTTGTTCAGCAGAGAAGTCATCCTCAGG GTTCCTCAAGCTATGGCTTGCCTGCTCCTGTTGCTGTGGATTATAGTCAGGGGAATCTTTGTGCACCCTTAGTAAATCTCAATTTCAAAG GACAGAACAGACATCCATCTACTGAGCATGATCAAAACTCATTTGCTGGGGCCAGTTCAACATATTACAGAGGACTCGTTCATCAGAGAGGTCATCCTCATG ACCAGAACAGACACCCATCTACTGAACATGATCAGAATCAATTTGCCAGGGGCAGTTCAACATGTTATAGAGGACTTGTTCAGCAGAGAAGTCATCCTCAGA GTTCCTCAAGCTATGGCTTGCCTGCTCCAGCTGTAGCTGTGGATTATAGTCAGGGGAATCTTCGTGCACCCTTAGTAAATCTCAATTTCAGAG GACAGAACAGACATCCATCTACTGAGCATGATCAAAACTCATTTGCTGGGGCCAGTTCAACATATTGCAGAGGACTTGTTCATCAGAGATGTCATCCTCATG GATCCTTGAGCTTTGACTCACCTGCTCCTGTAGCTGTGGATTATAGTCAGGGGAATCTTCCTGCAGCCTTTGTTAATCCTAATTGTCAAGGGAGTCAAACCTTTCCCCAGA gTTCTTTTGGGTATGGTCTACCTCATTTGTCATGGGGGCATAGtcaatctctttctttttcagacaTTGCTAGAAATGAAGACTCCATTCATCAAGGAAGTCATACTCAAA GTTCTTTTAGTCATGGTTTGTCACCTCAATTTGTGCAACAGAATCAGTGTTTGACTCCTGCCACCACCTCAACCCAGCTAGAGCTTACATACCAGAGAG GTAACCACCTTGCTGTTGTTTGCCAACTTCTGAAAAATGAGTACAACAGACGATCTCAGTTGAAACCACTCTTCTGGAATAACACCATTCAGTTGCCTTTGGAAGATGTTTACACAAGATTGAAAATTTTGCACAGAAGAAAACGGGATTTCCAGCTAGGAAACACTGAAGTGAACAcgtctgaaatttttaaaaatggagaTGATGTCATTGTGCTTGTAGAAGGGAGCCCAGGAATGGGCAAGACaactttttgtcttaaaattgCCCATGATTGGGCTAATAAGGCAACTTTGCAGGTGGATTCCTTTCCTCAATTTGAAGTAGTTTTACTGCTCAAATGCCGCGATATTCATGGAGACATAATAGAGGCCATTGATACACAACTTTTACCTGAAATTAAGAATGCAGAAGCTATCAAGACAGAGCTTATTGATTATATTGAAGATTTCCATTATGATAAAAAAGCTTTGATAATACTGGATGGTCTTGATGAGTTACCTGAGAAGTCAGAAAGTTGTGTGGATAgattgcttcataaaaagatttttccattttgccaTATCTTAGCCACTTCACGCCAGGAAAGAGGAATTGTTGTGCGAAAAACAGTGAACTTCGATATGCTTTTACAAATTGAAGGCTTTACAAGAGAAGATGCTTTTAATTATATAAGGAAGCATTTTAAGAATGCAGGTCTTGAGAATGTGTCAAATGGAGAGAGGCTCAtcaaagaaattcaaacaaactctTTCCTTGATGCACTATGGAACAATCCACTGAATTTGTTACTCCTTTGCATTGTGTTTGAGGACCATGAGGGAGAACTGCCATCTCATCGCACTGAACTTTACCAGATAATTGTTTGTTGCCTTTTACGGAGATATTGTGCTAAACATAATCTGGAGGCTCCTGCTGGTGATGAAGCTCTAATGAGGCACTTTGAAGACAGTTTTCTGGTTCTTGGAGAGTTAGCTTGGAGATGCTTGAAAGAAGATCGATTTTCGTTTCGTGAAGAAGAGTTGGGAGAATTTGAATCTAGACATGAGAGTCTTGCAGCTCGCACACTTGGTCTTGTGTTCAAGGAAGCCAGCTTAAGGAAGATTAACCCACAGCATGagtatttcttctttcacaagACATTTCAAGAGTATCTGGCTGCATTTTATCTGGCACAAATGCTATTGAAACAAATGGTTGATTTTTCTGAGTTGAACTTTTACAGGGATTTGGTAGAGAGTTACAGACAAGTGTTTGTCTTTATGTCAGGTATTCTGGGTGAGGAAGCTGGTCTTCTTTTTAAACAGATTGGCAAGAAGTTAAAGGATCAAAACTGGGACTGGTGCAAGTACTATGGGGAAGAGGCCACTTTCTTTCATGAATGTTTCAGTGAGAGTAGAAATTATGAAGAAGTGGCAAAGGCACTTTTCTCCTTTATTCCATTTCCACAGACCATAACTATTGACCTGGCAAACGAAGAAACAATAAttgattatttcattattttgaatgCTTGCAAGGATTTTTTAGAGTTATTCCTTCCTGTTCATCTAGAGATAGTAAATACCATGGTGTCATATATGATCATTCCGGAAGATGGCCAATTACTAGATGATTTCCTATCATACTGCACAAGGCTACAAACACTTTCCTTTTCTATTTGGGATATGAAAGATGAGATAATTATAACTCTTTTGTGTAAAGTACTCAGAGTGGTCTCAACTGCATATTCCTTTACTCTTGAGTCAAATTGTTCCTTTTCCTCAGATGAAGTTGTGGCCATCAGTGACAGCTTGGCTGCAAATAAGTCCTTGACGAGCGTAACTTTCAAAGTGCCCTGTGGGATGTTAAAGGATTACGTCACCATACTTGACAAGGGACTATCTGCAGATACGCCACTGACATCCGTTGTATTCAAGATTTTTGGTTCATGGACAGAAACTGAAGCAGAACTcttaagaaagattttattGAACAGATCACTTACATCTCTTAGCCTTACTGTTGTTGAAGACATGTGTGATTCCTTAGCAACTTCTGTTAGTAAAGGACTTGTAGCAAATCCTTCTCTGAAGTCCCTTGCACTAATTGTTTGGGGAAAACTCAGCTACACTGATTTGAGTTTGTTAAAAGAAGGCTTTCTTGGAAACAATTCTTTGGAGTGTCTGCAATTAAAAGTGTTTGGTGAGCTTCCTACAAATTGGGTGAATATTTGTGGGACTCTACAGTCTACAATGAAGTCAACTACGTCCTTTACAGTGTATCCAAATGTTACTGGTATGGTTGGAAATTCCCAAGTAGCTTTCCTTTGCCCTTtcctgaaagaaaaccttttagCTTTAAAACTAAATTCATTAACTGTCAACATCTGGGGAGAGTTAGATTGCAGTGGAGCAACTGATCTCTGTAAACTTGTGAGAGCTTCATCGGTTTCATGTGTCAATTTGAATTTGAACGGAATAATAACTGATAGCATTGCTGACTGTCTTTTCAAGCATTTTGACAAACTCAACACCCTGTCTAACTTGAGTATTCACATTCGAGGGGAGGTGATGGGAGACGGAAAGAACTCTCTTCAAAGGCTATCATGCAACCAGgtatatttatttgcattgaATGTTCATTCCTCTAATTCCAGCAACAAGATTTGTAGAGACGTTTATTTAACTGCAGATGATTCTTCATCGCTTATACCAGTATTTACTAAAGTTAAGGATAGTTGTGTAACAAAGCTTAGTGTGAACATAAACAACCCTGGCAGCATCAGGGAAGACTGGAAATGCAACCTCTTTGAGGGTGTGGCAAAAAATGAGTGTTTAACTACATTGAACCTTGAATTCAATAACATTTACTCATTTACAATTGAAAACATGGATGCTCTGTGGGATGCTGTGGAAGAAAATGCCACATTAACAACAGTGAACCTTACAGTCAACAACTGCTGTGACACTGGTGGAGACCAGATATGTATTCTGGGTAATGGTTTGTTGagaaacacgtcattgactacgctgagccttacagtcaacaattacagtcaCATGGAAGGATATTTGACAGATattctgggtgatggtttgggggaaaacacgtcattgactatgctgagccttacagtcaacaattacagtcaCATGGAAGGATATTTGATAGGTcatctgggtgatggtttggggaaaaacacttCATTGACTAcactgagccttacagtcaacaatgaCAGTCACATGGAAGTAGATTTGACAGATattctgggtgatggtttggggaaaaacacgtcattgactacgctgagccttacagtcaacaattacagttaCGTGGAAGGAGATTTCATGGGTCATCTGGGTGATGGTTCGtggaaaaacacgtcattgactacgctgagctttacagtcaacaattacagtcaCATGGAAGGAGATTTGACACTTGGTCTGGGTGATgttttggggaaaaacacgtcattgactacgctgagtcttacagtcaacaattacagtcaCATGGAAGGAGATTTGACACttggtctgggtgatggtttggggaaaaacacgtcattgactacgctgagccttacagtcaacaattacagtcaCATGGAAGGAGATTTCATAGGTcatctgggtgatggtttggggaaaaacacatCGTTGACTAcactgagccttacagtcaacaattacagtcaCATGGAAGGAGATTTGACAGATattctgggtgatggtttgggggaaaacacgtcattgactacactgagccttacagtcaacaattacagttaCATGGAAGGATATTTCATAGGTcatctgggtgatggtttggggaaaaacacgtcattgactacgctgagccttacagtcaacaattacagtgaaatTAGAGGAGAGTGGAGACATATTCTGGCTGATGGTCTGACAAAGAACACATCGGTTGTTACCCTGAACCTTACACTCAGTAACTTGAATAACTTGTATGAAGACTGGATACATGGACTGGTTGATGCTTTGGTAACAAACATGTCATCAACTGCAATTAGCCTTGAAGTAAATATCTTTggtgaaggaaacaaaaactgtgaaagTATTTTAGCTTAA